From the genome of Triticum aestivum cultivar Chinese Spring chromosome 3B, IWGSC CS RefSeq v2.1, whole genome shotgun sequence, one region includes:
- the LOC123068910 gene encoding uncharacterized protein produces MLIHPHRHSSSVLTRRCSASVFLPLQPHHQALSLLIFSVNPRHHQRCSPLLYPARPLPAWRASALPQVLRSYRRLAVLHPNSRPCFFDDALHSWSPRPRWLATSTSRLPKAGRSFDACSCCCGWGGDGLLVGAQGPGVESPCRGGGAPAREWLVTGAAVPVRSGGSVARQIWRLASMRRSWRRGRRPGGATHLPVAQGFWGGSGESPSFLFRLLFYVPSPYLQTPLLPSSLFSFRCFFSLRALCLLFFCIERPWPPDARAPLAKDPPASRLPPCHSHLAGDLHQVPSSARATLRPLPAALQPERFSRLPKQRRGTPCHEHWQTSRPTLPPSRFPPSFFPPRCIIPSLAPAAWSPAACARGGEGKWISRGGARW; encoded by the coding sequence ATGCTTATCCATCCAcatcgccattcctcttcagtcctCACGCGGCGCTgctccgcctccgtcttcctcccCCTGCAACCTCACCACCAAGCGCTGTCCCTCCTCATCTTCTCCGTCAATCCACGTCACCACCAGCGCTGCTCTCCTCTTCTCTATCCAGCGCGTCCACTACCAGCTTGGCGCGCGTCGGCCCTACCCCAAGTTCTTCGCTCCTATCGACGCCTGGCCGTGCTCCACCCCAACAGCCGCCCGTGCTTTTTCGACGATGCACTCCACTCCTGGAGTCCGCGGCCGCGGTGGCTGGCTACATCCACTTCCCGTCTGCCAAAGGCGGGGCGGAGCTTCGATGCGTGCAGTTGCTGCTGCGGCTGGGGCGGCGATGGCCTGCTCGTCGGTGCACAGGGGCCTGGGGTGGAGTCCCCATGCCGTGGTGGTGGAGCCCCTGCCCGTGAGTGGCTGGTGACTGGGGCAGCGGTGCCGGTGCGCAGTGGAGGCTCGGTTGCTCGCCAGATCTGGCGGCTGGCCAGCATGCGCAGGAGCTGGAGGCGCGGGAGACGGCCTGGTGGTGCTACTCATCTGCCGGTGGCCCAAGGATTCTGGGGCGGCTCGGGTGAATCCCCCAGTTTTCTCTTCCGTTTGCTCTTCTATGTACCATCGCCTTATCTTCAGACTCCCCTTCTTCCTTCATCTCTCTTCTCTTTCCGGTGCTTCTTTTCTCTAAGAGCTCTCTGTCTTCTATTTTTCTGCATAGAGAGGCCATGGCCGCCCGATGCCCGAGCGCCGCTGGCCAAGGACCCACCGGCGTCTAGACTCCCTCCATGCCATTCCCATCTTGCTGGAGACCTGCACCAAGTCCCATCCAGCGCCCGCGCCACCCTTCGGCCCCTGCCCGCAGCTCTGCAGCCTGAGCGCTTCAGCCGCCTCCCGAAGCAGAGGAGAGGGACTCCCTGCCACGAGCATTGGCAAACCAGTAGGCCGACACTGCCTCCTTCTCGCTTCCCTCCTTCCTTTTTTCCGCCGCGATGCATCATTCCTTCCTTGGCTCCTGCGGCGTGGTCGCCGGCGGCCTGTGCCCGCGGTGGAGAAGGCAAATGGATAAGTCGCGGGGGTGCCCGGTGGTGA